One window from the genome of Pyrus communis chromosome 16, drPyrComm1.1, whole genome shotgun sequence encodes:
- the LOC137720749 gene encoding BAG family molecular chaperone regulator 1-like, which produces MMRMKTKTTGVSLAELNGSSGGGGAESGQGEWELRPGGMLVQKRNPDSDRNSAPPPTIRVRVKYGSIYHEMSISAQSSFGDLKKMLVGPTGLHHEDQKLIFKDKERDSKAFLDMSGVKDRSKMVLVEDPISQEKRYLEMRRNAKMEKASKSISEISLEVDRLAGLVSALESIITKGKKVAEQDVLVLIEQLMNQLLKLDGIMGDGDVKLQRKMQVKRVQKYVETLDVLKAKNSSPSSNGSQIPKRVQQRHSDGHSNGNGHRLAPIQEHQPRNSVDYPPTHNQQVQQQEQPSRHSASGPVVVTTQWETFDSAPALIPTSSTSKAANQSPYPKFNWESFE; this is translated from the exons ATGATGAGGATGAAGACGAAGACTACAGGGGTGTCATTGGCCGAGTTGAATGGAAGTTCGGGCGGCGGAGGAGCTGAGTCGGGGCAGGGAGAGTGGGAGCTCAGACCGGGAGGAATGCTGGTTCAGAAGCGAAATCCGGACTCTGATCGGAACTCGGCGCCTCCACCGACAATTAGAGTTCGGGTCAAATATGGGTCCATTTACCATGAAATGAGCATCAGTGCTCAGTCTTCTTTTG GGGATTTGAAGAAAATGCTGGTTGGACCGACAGGTTTGCACCATGAAGATCAGAAATTGATATTCAAAGACAAGGAGAGGGACTCGAAGGCGTTTCTTGACATGTCCGGGGTGAAGGACCGGTCGAAAATGGTGTTAGTTGAGGACCCTATTAGCCAAGAAAAGCGATATCTTGAGATGCGACGCAATGCAAAGATGGAGAAGGCTTCGAAATCGATTTCTGAAATCAGCTTGGAAGTAGACAGGCTTGCTGGCCTG GTGTCGGCTCTTGAATCAATAATCACGAAAGGTAAAAAAGTTGCAGAGCAAGATGTGCTTGTTTTAATTGAGCAGTTGATGAACCAGTTGCTTAAATTAGATGGAATCATGGGCGACGGAGATGTGAAACTGCAGAGGAAGATGCAG GTAAAACGCGTGCAGAAGTATGTCGAAACTCTAGATGTATTGAAAGCTAAGAACTCCTCGCCTAGCAGCAATGGAAGTCAGATTCCAAAGCGGGTTCAGCAGAGGCATTCAGATGGTCATTCCAATGGGAATGGACATAGACTAGCACCAATTCAAGAGCATCAACCGAGGAATTCGGTTGACTATCCACCTACACATAATCAGCAAGTGCAACAGCAAGAACAACCATCAAGGCATTCGGCATCAGGGCCGGTAGTTGTGACCACACAGTGGGAGACATTCGATTCTGCCCCGGCATTGATCCCAACCTCTTCAACATCCAAAGCCGCCAATCAATCTCCGTACCCTAAGTTTAATTGGGAATCGTTCGAGTAA